The Gasterosteus aculeatus chromosome 12, fGasAcu3.hap1.1, whole genome shotgun sequence DNA window GACCACCCGGTACCCGCCGCCGTGATGATGAGGGttcccgtcctcctccccttctccggGACCGGGCGGCTCCTCCACGGCGGACCGGGCCACGGCCACGTCGGACGCCCCGTGCTCCGCCCGGGGCTGCGGGAGGACGAGGAGCGgcggggcggagggggaggcggggacgGGCGGAGAGAAGCCAAGCCCCGGCCCCCCGAGCGGCGGAGCGCCGCTACCGGACAGGTCCGCggcggccagcagcagcagcatcacaccGAGCGGCTTCATGGTCCTCCCGGTGCTCAGCGGGACCACATCCTCCGGAAcctttatatacacacaccgacacaccgagGGGAGCGGGGGCCGAGGAGGGAGGCCGGCCGCCGGTTTACAACATCAACACACTCCGGtaacacggaggaggaggaggaggaggaggaggaggaggacatgtgACCCTGTTTAAAGAGACGGGACCCTGCAGGTGGAGGACCTGGTACCGAGGCGCTCTGCAGTAATACTACACCTCTACTACCATCATGAGTAtactgtataataataatactttaagGATTTATTGTACTCTATTACAATATGTAACCCTTATAGTACTAATAGGCTGCTGGTCCATATGcgtaaaatatatgtttttaaattatactaaaaatatattttacaaatagtgtcatttgtgtttttgaaatatgtaaTACACCCAGTATTATTGGTAAATTAAGAtaacaaaatatatgcttttacTGCACGTCCTCTCTCTGGTCTCAGCTGGGCTGTGTCccaatgacacatttattatttaagcaataaaggTATTATTACAAAGGTAATTGTAATAATTATACTACCAATACTGTGTACTAATAGTTGTCcttataattttatttgtacTGTATTATAATATATACTACCTATAGTACTACTATGTAAAAATATATGCtgtataataattatataaaatTTGACTTGGACGCGGCCGGTAGATGCTCTGTGTAATAGTACTACAGTGATGATGAATATAGTACATTAAACAATTATAATTCATTCCTTATTATTGGTCATTAGAAGTACACACATTTAATAAAACTCTAGTATCAAGTTAGTTttctgataataaaaaaaaagatctataaaaaaatgatttgtaaaGCATTTCGAAGCTTCCGaaataaactttattaaaaACCTTTATTGAAAATACCAATTTCTTTACAGTAAAATGTTTATCTAGGGCTTCAAATGAAAACTAAACTGTTGCAGAGGAAACAAGCAGAAACACCTCAAAGTGCAGAAAATACCTGTACAGAACCAATAACTCCAGTAATCTGAACATACGAGATacataaacacatgttttataacccaTTTGTGATTTGGTGACAAGAAACATCTCTACAAACATGAATACTCCAGAGTGGGTGTTTGCTTGCACTTCAGCTCCTAAGAAGGTTTGTCTATTCAGAAATAAAGTTCTCGTTCAGATGGAACATTTAAAAACTGTTGGAGAGGTTTGAATTTAATGTCAAACGTTGTTGCCCAATTCCAAATGGAGATGCAAAGAAGTAAAAGCAGCGGCAAGCGAGGTCACAGCGAGGTCACAGAGGGGTCGCATTACAAACCCAAGAagattgtgttttattaaaataactaaAGGGATATGttcttgtgttgttgttgttgttgttgttgttgttgttgcatgtcGCTTCGGTTCAATAAACGTGACGTCATCGAAGTGTCAACATCCATATTAATAACCACATGTTCGCTCTGGTTGTCCTGTTGTCTCTCAGCTGGTCGGGGATCAGTCTTCAGTGATCAGACTTGCTCTGCTGTCTGGCTGTTGAGTCCCAGAGCCTGAACCACGTCCAGACTGAGTCCACTTTTCAGAGTCCGcctcactgaaacacacacatcataatTATTACATATTAAATAACTGCTCCTGTCCTCCACGTCTCTAGGATCCATCCGGACCAGGTCTCCAGGGTCCATCTGGACCAGGTCTTTAGGGTTCACAGCGTTTACataacaggtcatttagctgacgcttttatccaaaacagcttacattgcatttttaacccatggtttttacatttttaaccataacccacacagtgggagtagCGTGCAGCCATCCGGGAGTTATGGGTTatgggttgggtgtcttgctcagggacacttcgacatggagcagccagggtttgaACCGCCAAGCTTGCGGTTCCCGACCCACccactctactccatgcgccaccgtcgtgATGTGTATAGGATTTAGTGAGGAAGTACAAACATGATGAGAGATACGAGTGTTGTGGACACAGAGCTGCTGTGGAGTCTGGACACACAGAGTCTGAACCTGTTGAACCAGAGACTTGGGGTCTGCATGACCCTGAACCCTTTGAGACAGAAACTTTCTGTCAGTGGTCTCAggggatttttaaaaatgtctacTAGAGCAAGATTCAGATCCACATTAGTACTCACTTGACTTCCTGTTCAGACGTGACCTCTTTCGGGTTTTGGGGCTGGAGGGTCTGTCGGATGGGTTCTGTGTGACGGACTTGACCAGGCGGTCCATGATCTCGTCCGTGGCGTCGTCAGCAGAGCCGGTGCAGTCTTCTCTGGCTCGAAACATCTGGGACGGACTAACCCTGCCGAGACCTGAGGACCACAGCCACAATCAGAACCTgagccagaaccagaacaacagTCTAATCTGAGAGGACCAGTTGTGTTCAGGTACGATCCTGATCCAGGAGGTAATCTCTGCAAAGCTTTATTGAATGTAacatctgtgtgtatatctgtcTAATCAGAACCGCTGTCCTCATAACAACAAGTCTGGTTCACTCAGGCTTTCGAATGTTCATGCTTATGAGGTGGAAATGGAGGAGGACATTATGTGGAGAATATGGGCAAAATGTGAGATGGACAAGTAGAACAGGTTGAGGACATGAGGAGGCTCAGTCTGGACTAATAATGTCCTTAAACACTAACACACGGAGGGGGGGCAACGTCTGTAAAAGACTTGAGACGTGTTTACGGTGACTGTGTTGAGGTGCTGGTACTGGACCTGGTAACGGTCCAGGAGGAAGAACGTGGACTTACTGCGAACAACTCTGGAGCGTCTCATGCCTTTCTGGTCTATCATCAGATGGTCTGTGCTGATCAGCAGGTTCTTCATGTtctcatgctcctcctcctgacagggCCCCGCCTCTCCTGAGACAGGGGAGGAGCCATCCTCGCCAGGCACCGCCCCCGAAAATTTCTCCGTCTGAGAAGAGGACAAAAGGATGGAGGAGTTCCCCCTAGGCGTCAGACTTGGTTCCCCCTGGGCGTCAGACTTGTTCCCCCTGGAACAAGGAAcaagtctgacacacacacacacgcacacgcgcacgcgcacacgcgcacgcgcacgcgcacacgcacacgcacgcgttTCCCTGGGCATTACCTCGGTGATCATCTTTCCCCGTGTCTTGGTCCTCTCTCTGTGAGCGGCCCGTTTCTGTTTGAGGGTCAGGACCCGCTCCCTGGTGGTCCGGTACTCCAGAGAGAACTCGCTGATGATCCGGCAGAAGCTGGTCACTCTGATGTCCCTCACTGAGGAGGACGGCTGGCCCAGGAACAGCAAGAAGGAGTGGAACCTGGAGGAGAAGCGGCAGGAAGGTTCTGTCGGTGGTTCTGGTCAAGACCTGCATCTCTCAGGTGTCTGCATCTCACCTGTTGATGACCctcctatggaccaccttgaggATGAGGATCCTCTGTGTACAGTCCTTCAGAAACTCTGTCAGCTTGTTCTTCAGCACCACCTTCGTCTCATGTTTGGTCACCACCTTCAGGTTGTCCCATGATGCTTTGCAGCGTTTCTCCAGGTGCACCAGGTTCTCCGAGAGCAGGTCGAAgtccacctggaggagacggACACACTCAGTTGATAAAGAAGTAGTCAGTGAATATGATCAGAACGTGTTGGAGATCAATAATGAAGAGGACACTGTACTTTAGCGGAGCGGGTGATGGCTGGGACCTCTGAATACACGTCTGAGGATTCTGGGTAGTTTTCGAGCAGCAGGCTGCAGGTGTGGTGCAGCAAGGACTGACGGTGGACGGTGtccttcacctccaccaccttctccaGGTAACCCAGCTCGAAGCCTTtagcctaaacacacacacacacacacacacacactgatttgtAATCTGTGTTTGGATAAACAACAGGTCCTTCTGAGCCCGCTCAGCTGATCGGTTCCTGATAAGATGAAGatcacatttcatttctcaCACAAACAGAGGTGAGGAGGACACGTTGTCCGTCCTTCACATGTTAACTGAAGTCTAGAGGACGATGTGAATCCTTCAAAAGGATTCTAATTGTACTTTTCCGTTTCCTACTGACAagagtataataataataaatatttcttGATTGATTTTTGAATTGAGGTTCAACAGAATTATCTAGAGAAACAGAATATTTTGTTCCACAACCTGTTGTTTGTTACGATTCCTGCAAGTCTAAATGAGACACCACCCAACCGCTGTCTTGTCCCGCTTCTGTCAACATAGAGCTCATGGGACCTTCCACAAGACTCCCGTCTTCATCTCATCTGTTGTCTCATCATCTCAAATTACAGTCGCGCTTTTCTATGATTATCTTTCAATTGGGGTGACGTCAATAAGAAGATAGGCAGTGAGTTAGAAGTCAGATTACCTGATTTGGTACCAGgcgagagaacacacacacacacacacacacgtaacattATTGACCTCTCTGCCCATATTGCCTAATTATCATGTTTGTTAGTCAGCAACAAATGTCCAGTAAGATCTTAAATTGAATGGGTCCATGTTTGACACGTAACGTGGATGATTACCAGCAGAACCGATTCACGCGTAAAGCCAcagcagagttgtgcttttcAAACATGGGTTTTTTGCTTGTGTGCAATGACATTTGTCATCGTAACGTCTaaacaattggaataacacacatattgtaTATATCTTTAGAATAATAAACTGTAAAAATACCAAtacaagtttattaaataaaatgatgtaatAAACATTTTTAGGTTTGAATTTTGGCAGGGAAGTCCTGAGGACAGCTACGGTCCGGTGGACCTTTGAACCATATGTGGACCTCTGTTCCCAGGAGCATCAAGCTGCTGGAGATTATGGGCTTCACCTGCATCCTGCTGCACTCTCCTAGTACCTCCTTAGCTTTCTGTGGTCCTCGACATGATACCACAGGCACTACTGTTCACGCTTTAAATGGGCAGATtgacataattaggagaaaatcccgtcaattttcaaaataaaacattattcagaaaaatatatatatatataagctttctgtggtgcggcccgccAAACGGCCCGGTGGCTGGGGACCACTGAATTAGAGAACACACCTTAGATGccaaatcattttaaatctcttctAGGGTTGCAATCAGTTTTGTCCAGGCCATTTTCATTAATTGATTTTTTAATGATTCTGTTGAACCAAAATTAAACTGCATGTCTGTCACTAGTCAGTCACTAGTTTGTCactatttttaaaacattttgattcaGTAGCACTTCTGTCCGTTATTTCAGTGGCTTCTTTCTTTAACGAAAAGGGTACCAACGTTTTTGTCCACTTGTTTATAAATGTTCTGATATGTAACAGTGTGTCCATCCTCACGTTGGAGCTGTTGAGGAAGTTCCCGATGGCGAGCAGCGTAGCCAGGATCCTCCTAAAGGTCTGATTGGACGAGAGCTGCTCCATGCCCAGCTTCAGGTCAAACAGGGGCTCAGCAATCTCCTGCAGGGACAGATCCAAGATCAGTCTCAACGAAACACCACTCACCTGATGTATCAGACCCAGAAGGCCTCTGTGTGGACCTCACCTTCTCCAGAGCCTCGTAGTTCAGTTTAAAGGCCCAGAGCTGCAGGCGGGGGGCCAGAGCACTGATGGAGGCCAGGCTCAGCAGGAACTGCTCTGCTGTCCCCAGAGGGACCTGAGGATTGGCCAGCTGAGCGTCCTGGATCttttgcttctcctcctctgtggggGTCATGGTCAGGATCTTCTGCTCAGGAtagagggggggtgggtggggtgggggagggcagCTGAGGTCCAACTGTAGGTTTACTTCGACTCGGCCCTTTGACCGGAAGGGAAACAAAGTACTCTAACCCTAATCCTAATCGGAAGTAGCTGTGTCTCATTTAGTTGGCCTCATTCATCGACTCGGCGGTCCCATTCCGTGGGCTCCTTCGGCGCGGTCGAAGGACAcatatcccatcatgcattgcAACCCGATGAAGTTTTAGTTTATTCAGGACGGAGGCAGCTGAGCTGACAGCaggagttcacttttaaatgtaagttTCTAGAATTCACGCAAATATctacaaatataaatgttacaATACATAACATCACATTTTAGTTCAGAAAATCGCTTAAGTTACGTGATGTTGGAAACCGATGTTGTTTCAAATACAAATGAGACgtgagaacaaactgctcttagtTAGAACTCCGTCTCAGATTAAAGTGCGCTGAAGAAGACAAGTTAttaacctgaaatatcactttctaattCATAACGTTACAAACAttgagaataaatacacaacagaAATGACTTGGTGCTCTGTGGCGTGATTCCAAACTAACTACGGATTTAGTGTTGTGagatttagttgtgttttatggagcaggaggaagcagcgatgtgtgtggtgaccTTCAGCTCCTGTAGCCCATTCTGGAATATCTTAAGGttacatttaaaatagattGTATCCTATACAAGAAACATATGAAGAGtgtgcatacaagttaatacaTGTATTTACTGTTGTGTTTATTAATTACTGTATTGATTAATGTCCTCGGCCAAAGGAGCGGCGGAGGAGAAGCCGATGACGCACAGACCAGACGTCTCCTTTCAGAGAGCGCTTGGTTCAGCCTGTTCGGTCGTTGGAGGACCCGGCCAACGGAGACCAAAAGGCCGGGTCCTCCTGAAGATGCAGCCCACCAAATGAGACACAGCTAGTGAGAGACAAGTATTCTCTACCTCTATACCCTCCTTGCTGATGGCGTACTCGTCAAAGTTGAGGATGGCGGTCTTGATGACGTGGACGGCCGGTAACACAGTCATACCGATGTTTATGGCGTTGCTCCTCTTTGAGTCCAGAACCAGAATCTCAGACCTCTTTGTCTCAGGTCCTTTCTGGAACAAGTTATCAGATCAGATGAAGCAGGTCTataattttaaataaaagagcTGAGGAAGATTAGGTAGCTGGAGAGTCAAGGGGTGGGAGGGTTAGaaaggggggggaagggaggaaggaattgatgaagtggagggggagggggggcaagggAGTTTCCAAAATGTCCTCTGTAAAGACTTCTGGTCCTGTCAGACTGCACTAATGAGCTAATACGGATCAGCtgtgtgaggagagacagagagactgcGGCGCGTGTTTGTGGGTTGCCACGGAAACGTGTTCCCACGCTGACCGGGTAAACAGTGACTTTACCTAGAATCAGCACGTCAAACAAGTGCCCATCCCTGCAAAACTATGACTAAACTTGTAACTTCTGTTTTCTCTGAGAAATTTGTTTCCCGTTTTGCATTAGTGTCTATAGAGCAGAGTTGGAGGTCTGTGGGATTGCATAGCCACATGACTACGACCAGCAcaacatttcatcattttatcCAAAAATGAAGCACGAAGACAATTGTGGCAATGAGAATTCCAATCCGCCTCTCACATAGATTCCCATTATAAACGCAGAAATGGTCTCAAATTTTTCTAAAATGACCATGATTACAAGAAAGAGTTTCAGGTATGtgggtggcgtggtggttagcactgttgcctcacagcaagaaggtcctgggttccactccgcccagtggcctttctgtgtggagtctgcgtgttctccccgtgtctgcattGGTTCTCTCAGGgtgctccggcttcctcccacagtccaaaggaatgctctggggatcaggttgattggtaactAACAATTCTCAGAATTCCCCCTAGTCGCGGACGGAATGGGGAACAGAGAGGGCCAGTTTGACACAGCCCAGAAAGAAGACGACACCCTGAGACACGCCTGGGCTCGGGTGCTCGCCCACGACGGTCAACCCCTCGACCCAGTGAGACCTTTGTCTTACCCCTTCTTTGCTACAAAAAATACCGTACTGTATAGGGTGTGCAAGATGGAAGGGCAGGTAGTTGAACAGTTGGTAGTCCCTCGCCCATACACCAGTAAGGTCCTGTATCTGGCCCACTCCCACCTTATGGGCGCTCACCAGGGGATGGATAAGACGCGGGAGAGGATAGAAGCCCGGTTTTACGGGCTGCACCATCAAGGAGCATGTGGTCCAAATGAAGACCAGGATGGCCCAAGTCTGGCCAGTAGTGAGGGAACACCTGCAACAGGCACAGCAAGCCCAAACCCAAGTGTAAAATTGGGGTGCCCAGGTACGTGCCTTCCTACCAGGAGAATGTGTCCTTGTGTTGGTCCCCAGCTCGGACTGTAAGTTTCTGGCTAAGTGGCAGGGACCCTATGAGGTGGTGGCACGGGTTAATGAAGCCAACTATCAGGTACGTCAGCCTGACCGGCGCAGGCCCCTACAACTCTACCACGTTAACCTTCTTAAAAAATGGCAGAGTCTTCCAGAACTGCAGGCGCAACCCACTCCGGCCCTTACCGCTCGGATCCCATTACCGGAAGTGCGGAGACCAACTCAGTCCGAGTCAGCTGAAAGACCTACGTGAGGTGGTGTGGCAGCACCTGGACGTCTTCTCCGACCTGCCAGGCCGAACCACCATGGCCACCCATGACATAAGGACAGAGCCAGGAGTAAGCGTATGGGTGAAGCCGTATCGTATTCCCGAGGCGAGGAGAGAGGCCATCCGGAGGGAGGTGAGTAGAATGCTCCAGCTGGGGGTCATTCAGGAGTCCCACAGTGCCTGGTCCAGCCCAGTGGTACTGGTGTCCAAGCCGGATGGTTCTTACCGTTTCTGTAATGACTTCCGTAGACTCAATGACGTCTCCCAGTTTGATGCCTATCCCATGCCCAGGGTGGATGACCTGATTGACCGGCTGGGGACGGCCCATTTCATCTCCACCTTGGACCTCACCAAAGGCTACTGGCAGGTGCCGCTGACTACTCGGCCTGCCTTCGCCACCTCTGAAGGCCTATATCAATACACAGTGTTATTCTTTGGCGTCCATGGAGCCCCAGCTGCATTCCAGCGGTTAATTAACAAAATTCTCCGGCCCCACCAATGGTATGCACCTGCCTATATCGACGACATCGTGATCCACAGTGACAACTGGGAGACTCACGTGAGCCGGCTGCGGGCTGGACTGGGGGCCCTCCGGGGGGCAGGACTCACGGCCAACCCAAAGAAGTGCCATCTGGGCCTAGACTACCTGGGCTACCGCATAGGACAGGGCAACGTGCAACCACGGGATGCCAAGGTACAGGCCATTCTTAGCTGGCCACAACCCAAGACCAAGCGACAGGTAAAATCTTTCCTAGGTTTGGTGGGGTACTACAAGAGGTTCCTTCCCCGCTACGCAACTATGGCAGCCCCCTTACATGACTTGACGAGAAAGCGGGGGCCAGACAAGGTCAACTGGACAACTGGACCCCTGAGGCTAACGGGGCACCGAACGCCTGTCTTCTCTCTCCCATTCCTAGTCCATACCGACGCGTCAGAAGTGGGACTGGGGGAGGTCCTATGTCAGGTACGAGACGGCGAGGAGCACCCGGTGATGTATATCAGCGAAAGTATCTTCCAAACGAACGCACTGACTCAAGCAGGAGgcgcaggaggtggagcaggaggcgCTTGCCATAAAATGGGCACTGGAGAAGCTTCGCTACTACCTTCTGGGTCGGAACTTCACCCTGGTGACAGATCATGCCCCCCTGAAATGGATGGCGCAGGCCAAGGACTCCAACGCCAGGGTCACCCGCTGGTTCCTGGCCCTCCAGGACTACAAATTCACGGTGGAGCCCCGGCCGGGGAGGGAACATGCTAACGCAGATGCACTGTCCAGGCGGGATGCTTGTATGTGGGCGGTCCAGCGGGGTCCCGGCTTCCTGCTGGGGGAGTTGTGGCAACCCACAGGCGCAGTACCCTGCACAGCGCCTCAAGAGATCAGCACCAAGGGCAGGGACACCGATgagcaagaggtcaggtgaccaaaaggggaCACAGCCCGCCCGCTCtgggagacaacgagcggcccaGGTGCAGCTCATAAGGCTGATGAAGGCTAACCACACTATGAAGGACCAACCATTCCAACCGCCCGGGGAACTAGACGTGTAAGTcgtcttttatccaaagcgacttacattacattttaacccatggcattttacatttttgcctggggagcaattaggggttatgggtcttgctcggggacacttcgacatggggcagccgggacctaaaccaccaaccttgcggttcccagcgcaccctctctacccctgcgccacgtcgccCCGTTTTCTGTGCTTCCCGCAGGAAGGAGACTGAAGGCCAAACAACCTATTGAACTGAaccctcaaaagaggaagaacctaTTTTGCCGGTTTCCCTTTTTTGTGCGTCAAAATAAACCgtaccctttttttgtgtgcaccCAGTCGTGTATCCGAGTCCTGTAATTTCACACCCGATGGTTGCCACACTACGTTTAAAGTATAGCGAGTCAGTATGGCCGCAAAGTTCagtgttttttgcctttttgaatcattcattttaatgaaggTGTGTTATGACACGATTCCCGACGACACCCGACACTTTGACAAATTATGAAGCATTTGCTAGCAGTGCTGCAGGAACATGCTAAACTATTTGTACGGAAGGAGAATAATCAAGAATTCCGCCGGATAATATTCAGTGCGTTCTGCTTCGCAGCCAAACTGAATTATTTCATTTAGCTTTTCTTCtcattaatgaataaaatgttgagAAATTGTTCTTTTTACATCGAGACGGCATTCAGTGAAGCTTTGCATTATTTCTATATGTACTTGTCTGTGATAAGATATCTGCTCGGtgcttcccacaatgcatctgccCCTCAGCTGAAACGCCCCAGTTACCTTGGCGACGGGCATCTCCTTGGCCTTGGACTCAAACAGGTGTTCAAGTCGGGTGGTGTCCACGGATACTTTGTCCAGCGATGCCCACACAGTCCCCCGACCAAAGCAACCCCGCTGAGGCCCGTCGGCATGCTTCAGCTCCCTCCAGAACAACTTcaccgtcttcttcttctgggagGACGCAGCCGAGAGGGGAGGGACAGGAGGGGCTGGACCCCctggtagaggaggaggaggaggaacacctaggcctggtggaggaggaggtggaggaggaacacctaggccgggtggaggaggaggaggtggaggaggaacacctaggccgggtggaggaggaggaggaggaggagggggaacaCCTAGGCccgttggaggaggagggaccccggagaagcaggaggaggacgagtccAAGGAGTCCATGTCCAGCACATCAATGTCCTCCTCGTCCAGCAGGTCGGAGAAATCCAGGTCTTTGATGCGCAAGGCAGCGGTACTGGGCTGCAGCTGGTCCCAGGCATCAGGGGGGCCCCCGGGGCCCAGCGGGGTGATCGGGGTCATCTCCAGACGGCGGCCATTGCTGTCCAGGTCCACGCTGCTCTGCTGCCGAAGGTGACGGGTCTGATGAAGGAGAACACAGTGAGGTCAACAGGATTCAGCCGGAGACACAATGAGGGAACCACTATTCCATGATCCCTGTGGAAGACGTcacagggtcaaggaaagatggttaggagagttGATGAGGAGTCAGGAAAGGACAAGGCGATGCTTAGGAAATTGACTCCACTGAGCTGCGTCCTTGTGTTGGACGGAGACGCTTGTTGGGGACGTCCGTCTGCAGCGTCTACAGAGAAGCGtctcatgtgttgttacagtgtgagtcgtgcagacacacaaacaaccaggttcaaaggaaaactttattaacataAAGGATGCTAACGGTTACTCACACAATCTGCGTTTCTACGTCATGATCGATATTTCTCGTGAATGGACCAAAGACACgttactatttaaatattgctgctgcaaggaattgtgggacgaaAAGGATgatccagtggttcctatgctaaaggagataaggaaggaaggagaggaaagaagcaGCTAGAAAGACAGTGAGGTCAACAGGAAGCAGACAGAGACATTCGGACCTGTTGTTCTTCAGCAAGGCGAGCCAGTGCCGCCTGGGCGGAGCCTTCCAGCCCTTCTAGCTCCGCCCTGCGCGATGCTCTACTCTCATTGGGCGGCTCCACTGAGCGGGTTGTGAAGTTGGAGAGTCGCTCGAAAACACGACCACGTCCTCCCAGATCTCCACctgagacaaaacacacacacacaagcggtctcactctgatgacatcaccagAACCACATAAACAGAGTTCCTACAGTTTGGTAATAGTACTTCtaatataaaagtatttttaaataatttacctGTAACATAATACTTTTACAGTGGGGTACTTGTGCTGATGTAAAGATCTGTATACTTTCCCCTTCAAATGGTAACTGTACTTCTTAAAGGTGTCCTGTAAACATAGTTTTACCCCACTCCTAATACTGCATCAATGTACTTGTTGTGTGTAACGTGCTGCAGACCAGGGAGCCAATCGGCGCTCACCGGGCAGGAAGGCGGCTTCTTCTTCGCTGGCGTTGGAAGCAGCAGCGGCTGCGCTGGGGCTCTGAGGTCCTGAGCTGGAGGTCTTGGAGTACAACTTCTCGTTTGTGGACAGAGTACTGCTCTGCTGTTGGAATGCAGACGCTGCACACGATGTAATCACGTTAGTAATAATATCTAAAACGGGTCTTTGAATGCTGGTCGGAAAGTAAAAAATAGTATCTGAATAATGTACTTTGGTTTTcatgcaaataaaaaactgaactgGAAGTAAACGTTCACATAGCATCAACGTAGTCTTAATAAAGTTCTTATCTAGTATTTATGTAGTAATACTACACTGCGTATCTAGTGCGTGTGTATTACTACTATGGTATTAATAGTACTTCAACAAGTACTTGTAACCCAGTAGTCATGCAGTATTACTATATATCGTACTTATATAGTATTCAAATAGCACCTATTAGTATTCAGAAGTACTTCTATATTACAGGTCAGTTTAGGAcagcagtgacctttgacctccagtaGGAGGCGCTTCATCCCCACAGAGATGATTCCTGTATTTGACACACGTGGAGCTGAGCAGAGACAGAGTGAACATGCGCTGAGCATTGTGGGTAACGGGCGTCTCACCGGGATCCTTCTGGGAGTCAGAGTTTCTGTTGGTGTCCAAACTGCTGGAGGTGGAAACTACAGACGACAAGAGAAGATGTGGAACACACTGCGAGGGCGAAGTGGTGTAAATATGACAACAAGTACAATCTACAACTGAGGGGATTTATTTCGTACTTTCTGCTCTGACTTTCCTCATTTAGAATGTTTTACTGTCAAATTTGCTTCAGTGACAATTTTATATTTTAcgaataaatgaagaaatatcGTCTGAGGGCCGTACTCGGACGAGGTCGCCCTTCAGTAGGGACGCTGTTGGCCccctctgcaggctgcaggcctggagggatg harbors:
- the fhod1 gene encoding FH1/FH2 domain-containing protein 1 isoform X4, which gives rise to MASVVCRVQYLEDSDPFVCTNFPEPRRPPTVNVEENLPLGEQIAGIHKLLEAPLKLEDCTLQLSPLGNYLDLDLSLDEQRDELESFYQDVTKGKKPIMILRTQLSVRVHCILERLYNSQGPELRRALFSLKQLFQDDKDLVPEFVASEGLTCFVKVGAEADHNYQNYILRALSQIMLFVDGMNGVINHGETLRWLYTLTGSLSRLVVKTSLKLLIVFVEYSETNAPRLIEAVNAVDTHRGMKPWTYLMEVLEERNGSDTELLMFTMTLINKTLSVLPDQDSFYDVTDSLEQLGLETIIHRHMSSEDTQPDLRAQFTTYETSLKHEDEEQDDSSPHLRKERRKMAAGEQEGQRNRGLSGQNLPDRLSSSAGSSPSTSPTPPAFLPTPSPAVSSPSPTGALEGSRSSSPLTSDPGSPASSPSGSHRGSPLPPRTPPNGAVTVGQESGSPTSASRSFLSHHMSSLGLSRRSRLFSKTSSVSEEPSAPCSSSSDLPEQEKSSQLNQQPLTISSDDSNVNPDKPVLRKLEKPFLRTLAATQWEKKRRSTRLSQSRLSSSDDIIPPGLQPAEGANSVPTEGRPRPISTSSSLDTNRNSDSQKDPASAFQQQSSTLSTNEKLYSKTSSSGPQSPSAAAAASNASEEEAAFLPGGDLGGRGRVFERLSNFTTRSVEPPNESRASRRAELEGLEGSAQAALARLAEEQQTRHLRQQSSVDLDSNGRRLEMTPITPLGPGGPPDAWDQLQPSTAALRIKDLDFSDLLDEEDIDVLDMDSLDSSSSCFSGVPPPPTGLGVPPPPPPPPPPGLGVPPPPPPPPPGLGVPPPPPPPPGLGVPPPPPLPGGPAPPVPPLSAASSQKKKTVKLFWRELKHADGPQRGCFGRGTVWASLDKVSVDTTRLEHLFESKAKEMPVAKKGPETKRSEILVLDSKRSNAINIGMTVLPAVHVIKTAILNFDEYAISKEGIEKILTMTPTEEEKQKIQDAQLANPQVPLGTAEQFLLSLASISALAPRLQLWAFKLNYEALEKEIAEPLFDLKLGMEQLSSNQTFRRILATLLAIGNFLNSSNAKGFELGYLEKVVEVKDTVHRQSLLHHTCSLLLENYPESSDVYSEVPAITRSAKVDFDLLSENLVHLEKRCKASWDNLKVVTKHETKVVLKNKLTEFLKDCTQRILILKVVHRRVINRFHSFLLFLGQPSSSVRDIRVTSFCRIISEFSLEYRTTRERVLTLKQKRAAHRERTKTRGKMITETEKFSGAVPGEDGSSPVSGEAGPCQEEEHENMKNLLISTDHLMIDQKGMRRSRVVRSLGRVSPSQMFRAREDCTGSADDATDEIMDRLVKSVTQNPSDRPSSPKTRKRSRLNRKSMRRTLKSGLSLDVVQALGLNSQTAEQV